The nucleotide window AAAAATCGGCGTTCGGCGGGAATTGAATTTTTCTTTCGGCGATATTGACAAAATTCAGCCAGCCAAATTGAAATACAATAACAGCGGCGGGATCATCCATGAAAAGGGAGTGTTCCATGCCACTGCCTTCCCCGAGGGCGCTAACTAGGATTTTCGGGATGAGTGATGAGGCGAAATATGAGATTATCTTCAAACAACCGATGATTGCAAGAGGATACTTCGGCCAGGAAAAAGAAGTGCAAAAAGTGCTATTCTACATCGACCAGCCTGATGAATTCGCTGATTTGTTAAAAGAAAAGCTGGATCATATCCATCATGAAAGATTGGTAACCCTCTAAAGCCACTTGTGATTCCAAGTGGCTTTGTCGTGATCAATATTTTAGGAAGGTAGTGATACTCCGCTTCGAGGCAATCGTCTTTCTGGCGAGCTCTTCCTTCCAGTCCTTCTCATCCAGCTGGTATTCACCATATTCATTTTTATAAGTTTTTTTGAATAGATTGATCGTCCGGGCTTCTTCGGGAAGATTGTAAGACAAAGGTCTCCCCCACTTCCCTTCTTCATATATGTAAAACTCCACCACATCGCCAAATTGCATGAAATCATCCAGAAATGTGAGGAATTCGGAATCCTCGCTTCCGTATTCATACACATATGGCAGAGAAAGCGGCAGTTCCTTTTTATAAGCCTCACCACTTATGAAAGGACCATCCTGTCCGTTAACATGGAATTCCTCTATTGGCCTCATTGTTGCGATAAAATAATGGCAAGTCATTGCGTTCACCACTTTTTTGTTAAAAATTCATCAGGATTGACTTACTATTCATGAAATCGCAGTAATAACAATATACAAGTAAATAAATAACCTGCACTGAAAAGTTTTTATAGCGAAAATCCAAATTTTATAGCGAAAAAATTATTTTTATAGCGAATTTCTAATTTTTATAGCGAAAATCTCTTTTTTATAGCGAATTTCTAATTTTTATAGCGAATTGGAAATTTACCGGCCTTTTTTCCAATTAAAAATGCAACGAGAACCTTTTCAGGCACCCGCTGCACTTTTTCCAATTTCACCAAACAGCGGAGCCGCGAAAAGCGGCACTAGCTGCATTTCTATTCATACCTCAATGCATCGATTGGATCCAGCCTTGACGCTTTATTGGCAGGCAACAGCCCGAAGACAATGCCGATGATCATTGAGAACAGCATGGCGCCGGTCACGACTTGCCAGGATACGAGCGATGGCCAGCCGGCAAAATAGGAAATCACCGAAGCTGATCCCCAGCCGAGCAGGATGCCGAGCACTCCACCAATCAGTGTCAAGGTGACGGATTCGATCAGGAACTGGGTCATGATTTGCGATCTTGTCGCGCCAAGCGCCTTCCTGATGCCGATTTCCCGCGTCCGTTCCGTTACCGATACGAGCATGATATTCATGACGCCGATTCCGCCGACAAACAGCGAAATCCCGGCGATGCTGCCGATGATCAGCGTCATGACGTTGGTGATTTTCCCGATTCCCTCGGCCATTTCCTCCATATTGATAACCATGTAGGAATCCTTGGTGTCATGCATTTTGTTCAAGAGATCTGCTGCTTTTTTCCCGGCTATCTGCAGTTCGTCAGCTGAGGCTGCCTGAAGTGTCACCTGGGTAAAATCATTCTTACCATAGATCACTTGCCATGTCTTACCTGGGACATAAATTTGCATCGCCCCAAACGCGAATAGCCCGGTAGGCTTCTCCAGCACTCCCACAATCTCAATCGGCTGCACACCGATGCGGATGACTTTTCCCACTGGTGATTCGCCGCCGAACAATTCCTCCTGCATCGAGTAACTGACAATCCCGACCCTTCTGCCGCCGAGGAAATCAGCTGCCGTGAAGCTCCTGCCTTTCTCCGCCTGGATATCGTTCATTTCGAAAAAGGCCTGGCTCACTCCCGTGGTCGAGGCGTCCACAGTTTCTTGACCGAAGGAAGCCTTCGAGAGCTGCGAGCTCGATGCCACTACCTGCTTGATCTCAGGGATTTTTTCGAGCGCGCGGATGTCTTCCTGCTCAAAAGCAGCTTCGTTGAATATATTGGGATTTGCCTGAATTTCTTCATCAGACGGCTGGTAAAACAGCTCAATCGTGTTTCCAGGTCCAGTTAGCTGGGTCTTCAACATCGCTTCCCCGCCCTGGCCGATCGCCACCACAATGATGACAGCGCCGACGCCGATGATGATGCCGATCATCGTTAAAATCGATCGCATTTTATGTGCCTTCAGCGACCCGAGGGCCATCCGGAGATTTTCCATCATGTTCATGTGCGGATCCCCCTTCCAGTACTTGTGGAAGAGACAATCAGCCCGTCCCTGACCATGATCGTCCGCTGCGCATATTCTGCGACTTCCCGCTCATGGGTGACCAATACAATCGTTGAGCCTTCCTCATTTAAACCGGTGAAAAGCTCCATGATCGTCTGACTCGTTTTCGTATCCAGTGCGCCGGTCGGTTCGTCAGCGAGAATGATTTTCGGTTCATTCACGATCGACCTGGCAATGACCACTCGCTGTTTTTGCCCCCCTGACAGGGCATTTGGAAAGTGGTCCATCCGGTCACCGAGGCCGACCTTTTCAAGGGCAGCCCTCGCCCTCTCCAGGCGCTCCTTTTTCGAAATTCCACTGTAGATCATCGGCAGCTCGACATTCTGGACTGCTGTCAGCCTCGGCAGCAGATGGAACTGTTGAAAGACAAAGCCGATGGATTGGTTCCTCACCTTCGCAAGTTCTGCATCCAAATAGCGGGAGACATTTTCTCCAGCCAGCTCATACTCGCCTGTTGTCGGTTTGTCGAGACAGCCGATGATGTTCATCAGTGTGGACTTTCCCGAACCAGACGGTCCCATGATGGCGACCGATTCTCCTGCCTGAATGCTTAAATCGATCCCTTTTAAAACATCGATCGTTTCCCTGCCGACTGCGAAGGATTTGGTAATTTGTTTCAGTTCGATCATTTTACATCCACTTCCATTCCATCCTTCAAATCGTCGGACGGATTGACAATGACCCTATCTTTTTCACTCAAACCGCTGATAACTTCCATTTTACTGCCAAAAGCGATTCCTGTTTCGATCTCCTGCTTGTGGCTTTTTCCTTCTTTTAAAAGGAACACATAGACATAATCCTTGTCAGTCAGGACAGCCGCTGCCGGAACCGTAAGCGCATGTTTGCGTTCTGTTTCGATTTCCATGATCAGCTGGAATCCTGGCTTCAACTCCATATCAGTTGCTTTCACCTTAATAGGATACTGTACGGCAGAAGGACCACCCATTGCCTGTGATTGTGTTTCTTCCGGGAAGACGGCAATTTCCTCTACGACACCATTCCACTCCTTCTCCGGAAGAACATCTGAATGAAGCTTGACCTTCTGTCCTTCTTTTACCTTCATGCTGTCAAACTCGGATAAAAGCCCGGAGGCTCCTTTAGCATCAAGATCCCCAATATGAATTACTGGCTTCACTGCCGCCGCAGGATCTGCTGGGCTTTCCTCATTCACCTGGAGGACCACGCCATCTATCGAGCTCTTAATCTCTAAGTCTTGCAGACGTGCTTCTGTATCCTTCTGCTGGAGCAGCACCTGTCTGAGGTCGATGTTTGCAAGCCTTTTTTCAGCCTCGAACTGGTCGATTTCCGCTTCAGTCTGTTCTTTAGCAGCTTTTTTTCCAATTTGCTTGCTGAGCTCAGATTCCTTTTCCCGTACGTCTTTTATCTTTTTATCCAGCTGATTGATTCGCAAGTAGCCTGATTCTGCCTGAAGTTTTACTCGCTCCAGTTCCAGCTTCAAAGCGCTGTGATCATACTTTGCCAACACATCACCTTTTTTGACCGTTTCGCCTTCTTTAACCAAAATCTCAGCCAGCTTGCCTTTCTCAGGTGAAGCGTAAACCTTCTGTTCTTCTTCGAGTACGACAGTTCCCGGAATCATGATTTCATCGGCGATTTCTTCCTTCGACGGATTTTGCACCTTCACTTCCGGTCCCTTTGCAAAGGCTTGCCTGTAAATGCTCACCCCTGCCATCAGCAGCACCAGGCCGGCTACGCCAATGGCAATCCAAATTTTCTTATTCATGATTAGACACCCATTGTGTTAGAGAACATGGCCCCAATAATGGCGAAGCCGATACCAATCAGGAAGAAGACAATGGCAATGCCCCATGCCCATCCTTTTGACAAACCCGCAACACGTTGAAGCCCGATCGCTGTCAAAATCGACTGCCAGATGGAAAATACCTCGATCGATCCAAGAACACCCGCCTGGTCACTATTCAGCAAGCCGGCAAGACTCGTAATGAAGATTTCAGGATTACCGCCAATCGCCGCCCTAAGGAGCATATTCAGCAACAGGCCGGCAGCACCGATGATCATGATATGTGTATTCATTGAAAATAATTGCTTGAATGTTACATCAGAACCACTGATTTTTGTAAAAATCATATAAATCGCACTTGATATCAGCACTACGAACACTGGTGTCAGGATTCCTGTAATTGCAACCGTAATCTTTGAAAAAGCCAGTACCATGGCGGCTTCTTCCTCACTCATTCCATCAAGCCCAAGGTAAGAGGCATCCATTGACAATGTCATCAGATACATGCCAATGGCATACAGAATACTCACTAAAATCAGCGGAATCCAGATCTTCGGGTTCTTCCTAATCCGATCAAATTGCTCTCCCGGACTCCAGAACATCCCTATTAAACTCGGTTTCTCGATTTTGCTTTTCAATTCTTGCTCCATTACATACACTCCCATTCTTTTTAAGCCTTTCGACTTACCTTTTACGAGACTGGCATGTAAAAAGTTTCAAAATTAACCAATTTTATAATTTGTTGGGAGTATTACCTTGAAAAAGACCTTCTCGTGCAAGGAGAAAGCCAAACGAAAAAAACAGCCTCAAATAAGAATTAGAGACTGTTTCTTCAATATTATTCAATCTTTTAGCACCGGCCGCCAAAACAACAACGCCATAACCTTCGTATGATGCAGTAGGCAAACAGGATGACGACGATTAGACCAATTACTCCTATAATTGTACCTATAGTAGCAGCCAATGGGCCAAGGAATGCCAGGACCCCAGCGACTAATCCAAAAGTAGACAACAGAATCAACCCTACCCCCACCAGGACACCAAGGAACAATTCGAACACACTGCACGCAGCATGAACACCGTTACTCATATGCTTCACCTCCAAACTATTGTTCAATTCCATCATATGCATGTACCAGAATGCTTGTTTATTTTTAAAGGTAAAAGAGGCGATTATCTTATCAATTTATGTCTTACCCCCATATTTTCATCTATACTGAAAGTGGTTTATGATGGAATTAACTAGAATGAACAGGAGAATTGTAATGCAGAAACAGCAAACAAGTTTAAAGCCTTTCCTCAATTTAATTTTATCGACAAATATTCCGAAGGCGGCCCTGTTCACCGGTATGGCTGCCAGTCTCATCACTACTCTGGCTGGCCTGGTGGTTCCGCTTCTGACGAAAAATCTGGTCGACGGATTTTCGGTTGAGGCAATCAGCGTTCCGCTCATCATCGCGATTGGCGCTGCCTTCATTATTCAGGCATTGATTAGCGGAATTTCCATCTATCTGCTCAGCTATGTTGGGCAAAAGGTCGTCGCGAGGCTGCGCGAAAAGATGTGGTCCAAGCTGATCCGCATGCCTGTCCGTTACTTTGACAAGCAGTCCAGCGGCGAAACGGTCAGCCGGATTGTTAATGATACGAGTATAGTCAAGGAACTGATCACGAATTATTTTCCCAATTTCGCCACCGGGATCATCTCCATCATTGGTGCTGTCGTGATTTTACTCGTGATGGATTGGAAAATGACCTTGCTCATGCTCATTTCCGTGCCACTGACGCTCGCCATCATGATCCCTCTCGGCAGGAAAATGGCAAAAGTCGCACGCGGGCTGCAGGATGAGACAGCAGTTTTCACCGGACATATCACCCAGACTCTCGGTGAAATCCGCTTAATGAAAGCCTCTACGGCTGAAAAGATTGAAGAAGACAATGGCTATGGCGGGATTGATAAGCTGTTCAACTTTGGGTTGAAGGAAGCGCGGATCTTCGCGTTGATTGGTCCGATCATGCAGCTGATGATCATGGTCGTCATCGTCATCATCATTGCCTACGGCGGTATGCGCGTAGTAAATGGGACAATGTCGACAGGTGCACTCATCGCCTTCCTGCTTTACTTGTTCCAGATCATCATGCCGATCACTTCGTTCGCGATGTTCTTTACCCAGCTGCAAAAAGCGAAGGGCGCGACAGAACGCATTATCGAGATACTCGATCAGCAACTTGAAGAAGGCCAGGAAGGCATCGAAACAGACATTAGCAACCTGCCGATCACCATCGATAATGTCAGCTTTGCCTATAGTGAGGAAGAACCCGTCATTGAGGACGTTTCGCTGGATGCGCAGCCTGGACAGATGGTTGCTTTCGTCGGACCAAGCGGCGGCGGCAAAACGACCATGTTTGGGCTTATCGAACGTTTTTACGAACCGACTATAGGAGAAATCCGGATTGGTGACACGCCGATTCGAGAATTATCGCTAAACTCATGGCGCAACCAAATCGGCTATGTTTCCCAGGAAAGTGCGATGATGGCCGGCACCATCCGTGAAAACCTATATTATGGGCTGGACAACAGAGACAGAATTCCCGATGAGCGCCTGTGGGAGGTCGCAAAAATGGCCTATGCCGACCAATTCATCGCAGATTTCCCAAAAGGACTTGATACAGAAGTCGGCGAACGTGGCGTCAAATTATCTGGGGGGACAACGGCAACGGATTGCAATCGCTCGTGCCTTCCTCCGCGATCCGAAAATCCTGATGATGGACGAAGCCACCGCCAGCCTCGACAGCCAATCAGAAGGCATCGTCCAGCAAGCATTGACCCGCCTGATGGATGGCCGGACGACATTCGTCATTGCACACAGGCTCTCCACCATCGTTAATGCAGATAAGATAGTTTTTATCGAAAAAGGAAGAGTGACCGGAATCGGCACCCATCGGGAATTAATCCAAACACATGATTTATATAGAGAGTTTGCACAGCAGCAGCTGGCATAAAAGTCCATTCTATAGAGGAAATTCCTTCCCCATGATTCCGGTCATTTTTTTTAAAATAAAAATGAAGGGACCTTTAATAATGGTATACTAGCAAAGGTTAGAGTGGAGGATTTTGGAGATGAAAAAAATGCTGACAATAACTTTGCTGATTGTGTTGCCATTATTGACTGCCTTCACCTGGTTTCAGTTTTT belongs to Mesobacillus subterraneus and includes:
- a CDS encoding Yip1 family protein, which translates into the protein MEQELKSKIEKPSLIGMFWSPGEQFDRIRKNPKIWIPLILVSILYAIGMYLMTLSMDASYLGLDGMSEEEAAMVLAFSKITVAITGILTPVFVVLISSAIYMIFTKISGSDVTFKQLFSMNTHIMIIGAAGLLLNMLLRAAIGGNPEIFITSLAGLLNSDQAGVLGSIEVFSIWQSILTAIGLQRVAGLSKGWAWGIAIVFFLIGIGFAIIGAMFSNTMGV
- a CDS encoding ABC transporter permease, which codes for MNMMENLRMALGSLKAHKMRSILTMIGIIIGVGAVIIVVAIGQGGEAMLKTQLTGPGNTIELFYQPSDEEIQANPNIFNEAAFEQEDIRALEKIPEIKQVVASSSQLSKASFGQETVDASTTGVSQAFFEMNDIQAEKGRSFTAADFLGGRRVGIVSYSMQEELFGGESPVGKVIRIGVQPIEIVGVLEKPTGLFAFGAMQIYVPGKTWQVIYGKNDFTQVTLQAASADELQIAGKKAADLLNKMHDTKDSYMVINMEEMAEGIGKITNVMTLIIGSIAGISLFVGGIGVMNIMLVSVTERTREIGIRKALGATRSQIMTQFLIESVTLTLIGGVLGILLGWGSASVISYFAGWPSLVSWQVVTGAMLFSMIIGIVFGLLPANKASRLDPIDALRYE
- a CDS encoding ABC transporter ATP-binding protein; this encodes MIELKQITKSFAVGRETIDVLKGIDLSIQAGESVAIMGPSGSGKSTLMNIIGCLDKPTTGEYELAGENVSRYLDAELAKVRNQSIGFVFQQFHLLPRLTAVQNVELPMIYSGISKKERLERARAALEKVGLGDRMDHFPNALSGGQKQRVVIARSIVNEPKIILADEPTGALDTKTSQTIMELFTGLNEEGSTIVLVTHEREVAEYAQRTIMVRDGLIVSSTSTGRGIRT
- a CDS encoding ABC transporter, which codes for MSNGVHAACSVFELFLGVLVGVGLILLSTFGLVAGVLAFLGPLAATIGTIIGVIGLIVVILFAYCIIRRLWRCCFGGRC
- a CDS encoding efflux RND transporter periplasmic adaptor subunit; the encoded protein is MNKKIWIAIGVAGLVLLMAGVSIYRQAFAKGPEVKVQNPSKEEIADEIMIPGTVVLEEEQKVYASPEKGKLAEILVKEGETVKKGDVLAKYDHSALKLELERVKLQAESGYLRINQLDKKIKDVREKESELSKQIGKKAAKEQTEAEIDQFEAEKRLANIDLRQVLLQQKDTEARLQDLEIKSSIDGVVLQVNEESPADPAAAVKPVIHIGDLDAKGASGLLSEFDSMKVKEGQKVKLHSDVLPEKEWNGVVEEIAVFPEETQSQAMGGPSAVQYPIKVKATDMELKPGFQLIMEIETERKHALTVPAAAVLTDKDYVYVFLLKEGKSHKQEIETGIAFGSKMEVISGLSEKDRVIVNPSDDLKDGMEVDVK